A window of Actinomadura viridis genomic DNA:
TCGCCGAACTGGCCTGCGCCGCCGCCGTCGCCTGCCCCCGGACGCGGCGGGCCGGGGCGCTGGCCAGCGCCGCCCTGTTCGCGGCGGTCTTCCCCGGGAACGTCCAGATGGCCTACGACTGGCGGCACCGCCCGCTGCCGCAGCGCGCCGCCGCGTACGGCCGGCTGCCGCTGCAGGCCCCGCTGATCGCCTGGGCCCTGGCGGTCGCCCGGAAGGACGTCAGCGGACGGCGATGATCGCCGAACCGTGGCCGAACAGGCCCTGGTTCACCGCGATGCCCGCGCTTGCGCCCTCCACCTGGCGCCCCTCGGCCTGCCCGCGCAACTGCCAGGTCAGCTCGCACACCTGCGCGATCGCCTGCGCCGGGATCGCCTCGCCGAACGAGGCCAGCCCGCCCGAGGGGTTCACGGGGACGCGCCCGCCCAGCGCCGTCGCGCCGGAGCGCAGGAGCTCCTCCGCCCCGCCCGGCTCGCACAGGCCGATGTCCTCGTACCAGTCGAGTTCGAGCGCGGTGGACAGGTCGTAGACCTCGGCCAGCGACAGGTCCTCCG
This region includes:
- a CDS encoding DoxX family protein, with translation MPSSTRPARALAAFLATAGTTHFLAPEPYDAIIPAWVPGKPRTWTHLSGVAELACAAAVACPRTRRAGALASAALFAAVFPGNVQMAYDWRHRPLPQRAAAYGRLPLQAPLIAWALAVARKDVSGRR